A part of Dreissena polymorpha isolate Duluth1 chromosome 13, UMN_Dpol_1.0, whole genome shotgun sequence genomic DNA contains:
- the LOC127854599 gene encoding melatonin receptor type 1B-like, with product MMPLENMTVWDPTTVTMHANDTDLSWMLNITGRPEIITPRPWNILEKSIFATWIVISMVLSLVGNLMVIIVVWRHKGMQTRTNMFLVNLAIADLLTGLLLMPFSLTTLINDRWVFGDTMCKINGFFNSVCLICSIHTMMYISIHKYVSITRPFSRILNHWKILIMCLAAWIWSITCAILTLFILSHVVIKPGAMQCGPVYPISKTEKLHHVIISGTNILLPLAVMLYAYAKMYIEFRKHAVRLRKNSTLQSDQILGQQIQVTKALFMVFIFYFQVSKFR from the exons ATGATGCCGTTGGAAAACATGACTGTTTGGGATCCCACGACGGTTACCATGCATGCCAATGACACGGATCTAAGCTGGATGCTCAATATCACTGGACGGCCTGAAATAATCACTCCTCGACCTTGGAACATCCTAGAAAAGTCCATATTCGCGACTTGGATTGTCATCTCGATGGTACTTTCTTTGGTCGGAAATTTAATGGTGATAATTGTGGTATGGAGGCACAAAGGAATGCAGACTCGGACAAACATGTTTCTTGTCAATTTAGCGATAGCGGATTTGTTGACAGGTCTACTGCTTATGCCTTTCTCGTTAACGACACTAATTAATGACCGCTGGGTCTTCGGTGATACGATGTGTAAGATCAATGGATTTTTCAATAGcgtgtgtttgatatgttcgATCCATACAATGATGTATATCAGCATACATAAATACGTCTCCATAACGCGTCCTTTCAGTCGCATTTTGAATCACTGGAAAATTTTAATAATGTGCTTGGCAGCTTGGATATGGTCCATCACGTGCGCGATTCTAACGCTGTTCATTCTTAGCCACGTTGTCATAAAACCGGGAGCGATGCAATGCGGTCCAGTCTACCCAATATCAAAGACGGAGAAATTACACCATGTTATCATCAGTGGCACAAACATTTTGTTGCCCCTCGCCGTTATGTTATACGCCTACGCAAAGATGTACATAGAGTTCAGAAAGCACGCGGTCCGTCTAAGGAAAAACAGCACTCTGCAGTCGGATCAAATACTAG GTCAGCAAATTCAGGTGACAAAGGCCCTGTTCATGgtgtttattttctattttcaggTCAGCAAATTCAGGTGA
- the LOC127856030 gene encoding uncharacterized protein LOC127856030, producing MADTDEASAKCTLTVAECTSKPATASNVATSSTSRPSKESLKKRKRNRCYEEELLELETRRAQAELDLWLQRQQQEKQLHDLRIKVITEAAEQERQLFTLKKELLNSNIKSAMDQGLLLFES from the exons ATGGCAGACACTGATGAAGCCTCAGCCAAGTGTACACTAACTGTTGCTGAGTGTACATCAAAGCCTGCAACTGCCTCGAATGTAGCCACTTCTTCAACATCAAGACCATCAAAAG AATCGTTGAAAAAGAGAAAGAGAAACAGATGCTATGAAGAAGAGCTACTTGAGCTGGAAACAAGACGTGCACAGGCTGAGTTGGACCTGTGGTTGCAGAGGCAACAGCAGGAAAAACAGCTACATGATCTTAGAATTAAGGTGATCACAGAGGCTGCAGAGCAAGAGAGACaactttttactttaaaaaaagagtTGTTAAACTCAAATATAAAGTCTGCAATGGATCAAGGCCTTCTTTTGTTTGAATCTTAA
- the LOC127854600 gene encoding putative nuclease HARBI1 gives MEIRERYRFFPETILFLVNMLNLERATKRSCPLPLLISTLAALHFLATGTHHIVTAGLHGISRSSVSRAVKQFTDSVCLHLNDFVFFPNIENVQRTVQKQFYNIAGFPQVVGVIDGTHIRIQAPSANEDEYVNRKGFHSLNVQMICDATFRFVDVVAKWPGSVHDSRIFRESAIRQRFERGEIDGLLLGDSGYGCKRYLMTPYQNTDSPCKERFNISLCRTRVVIEQAFGVLKRRFPCLHYGLRVKPDRAAKITVACVILHNIGLERQDMFSRTCEDDTDQPRVVYEGDGSGNSYRDHIAESFF, from the exons ATGGAAATTCGTGAACGGTACCGGTTTTTCCCGGAAACTATTCTGTTTCTTGTCAACATGCTGAATTTGGAGAGGGCTACTAAACGTTCTTGTCCTCTTCCGCTGCTCATTTCAACTTTAGCAGCATTGCATTTCCTTGCAACTGGCACACACCACATTGTGACGGCAGGGCTGCATGGAATCTCAAGGTCCAGTGTATCTAGAGCGGTCAAGCAATTCACGGACAGCGTGTGTCTACATCTAAATGACTTTGTTTTCTTCCCAAATATCGAAAATGTGCAACGGACGGTGCAAAAACAGTTTTATAACATCGCTG GTTTCCCCCAAGTGGTTGGTGTGATTGATGGGACACATATCCGTATTCAAGCGCCTAGCGCCAACGAAGACGAGTATGTGAACAGAAAGGGATTTCACTCCCTTAATGTACAG ATGATTTGTGATGCCACTTTTCGGTTTGTTGACGTAGTCGCAAAGTGGCCTGGGAGCGTTCACGATTCAAGGATCTTTCGTGAAAGCGCCATACGTCAGCGCTTTGAAAGAG GTGAAATCGACGGTCTTCTGCTTGGTGACTCTGGCTATGGATGCAAGAGGTATCTTATGACACCatatcaaaacaccgacagtccTTGTAAG GAACGGTTTAACATATCCTTATGTCGAACAAGAGTGGTGATCGAGCAAGCTTTTGGCGTTCTCAAGCGTAGGTTTCCATGTCTACATTATGGACTTAGAGTAAAACCTGACAGAGCAGCCAAAATAACAGTCGCGTGTGTCATTCTTCATAACATTGGATTAGAGAGGCAAGACATGTTTTCACGAACATGTGAGGATGACACAGATCAGCCACGTGTTGTTTATGAAGGAGATGGGTCTGGAAACAGTTACAGAGACCACATCGCAGAATCTTTCTTTTAA